The sequence TTTGGGCCTATATCCGGGAGAAAAATTTACAAAACCCAGAGAACAAGCGGAAAATTTTATGTGACGAAGTTTTGAGTGGAATTTTTCAGGTGAAAAGTATAGACATGTTCCAGATGAACAAGGTGCTATCCAAGCACATTTGGCCCTTAAATGAGGAAAATGGTATTTTTACTTTCCTTTTGACAATttcattattgaattttttgcAATATGAGCTATTTTGCATTGTCATGGTATTGCTATAGTTGTTCGGAATATTGCTTTTAGGTGCCTAAATGATTGCAGAAGAGCACTGTGCCTATGGTCAGTTGTTTTTTTGGTTCTCGAATCAATAGTTTCTTACTTTCCTGCTTTATTGCAAAATTATTTGGCATCAGACCATTACGGGGATAAATTAAGGGGTTTCAGCAGTACAAATAGCAGCATGTGAAGAGGAGATACAGCATGTGAAGAGGAGATACACGATGCCCCATTGTGGAGGTGTGAGAGGTTGGCTATGGATGGATTCAGGAGAGGTAGCACTAGCAGTAtacttgagaaatattgggAGATGTGAGTAGACATTGACATAGGGCTAGTGCAGCTTCCTGAGGAAATGGTCTTATATAGTAAGGTGTGTAGGATACAGATTATTAGGGTAGAAGGGGATAGTTGGTAGGGACTTAGGATCGCATCCATTACAATTAGGTAGGAGTGTATAGTCTTGCTGTACATACTAGTAGTCGTAATATTACTCTTGTAGTTTCTTGTTCTTCCATTTCTATTACTATATATCTACTGTATCCTGTagtttgattattattttattttgtagtatTGTTATGCTATTATCTGCTGTCTGTTGCTTCTTGTACTTCTATTACTTTTCTTGTATGGACTGTTTTCGTCTTGAGTCGAGGGTCTATCCAAATCAACCTCTCTAACTCTGAGGTAGAGGTATCAGTTGCATACAGTCTACCCTCCCAAGATCCCATTTTGTGGGACtatactgggtatgttgttgttgtgaataGCAGCCTGTCTAGATTAGAATCTCTGCTTGGTAGTGACTTCAGAGTTGTTTGTGGCTTCACCTATCATATCCATAAGACTCAGAACTCAACTTAGTGGAAGTGCTTGTGAAATTGTGAaagcttttgtttatttaggATACTTTTCTTTGACTCATGCAGGCACTCAAGTCAAAACTTCTGTGAAGAGAAGGCTACCGAAAAAAGGCAGAGAAGAAGGTGAGAATAAATTGCTTGAAGTGCAAAGAGTAATAGTCTTCGATTTCGAAATGCTTTCTGCTCTTTATAGGTTGCTTGCAGTACGGTGAAGCCTTTGCTTCAGCTTTTCTCCAACTAATGACATATCCATCATTTTGCTAAGTCAAATCTACAACTCTCAATTAACCAGCTTCAGATGAGCCAAAGCAAAAAGAGAAAAGGCAGAAAGGCGGAGGATCTGGTTTTCTTGCTCCGGTTCAATTATCAGATGCCCTTGTGAAATTCTTAGGTATTGATGAAAATGCTTTGCCGCGAGCTGATGTTATTAAGCGAATATGgcaatatataaaagaaaatgagcTGCAGGTTTGTTCCATTTTCTGTTGACATCCTTCACTATCTTTagttcttgttttgtttttaataCTCATTCAGTTAGCATATTCTAAGCAAGTTGGCACTGTTTGAGCTTCCTACGATGTAGCATTGTCATTGAAGCTGTTATGATTTGGATGatatcatcaattaatttaagTGATGGTGATTTTGGTAGTGAAAACTTTTCTCTGGTTCACACATTAGCCAGCATCTAAAGCTTTTAATTCTAGTATGAATCATTCCATCTGGACTTAAAAAATAAGTCTGACTGGTGTTCCAAAATATATGCCATGCCACCTTAAATTGTAATcataatttatgcttatgtacAGTAATATGAGAATATTAATTGTTCATGGCATTCGGGGTTTGACATTCTGTTTCTGTGTTCCGAGAATGTAATTGTATGTACATCACTTAAGATAATCCATCGGACTTCCGACCCTACAAAATTAATTTGTCTGAagttctctctcttttttttgatataaaaaaattgggTGCAGGGGAAACGGGGGAGGGGATTCGAACCCTCACCAATAAGGTTGAAAATTCATGTATTAACCAACCGAGCTGCTAAGATTCCCATATGAAGTTCTCATTAACTACTaagttataacattttaatcatGACTTCTATTGGTTTATGTCTGCAGtcatcttgttttatttttcctccctgtcaattttgttttgatttacGTCATGACCCTTTCCAATAAGTTATaggataaaaataattcaaatatgagATAATAGCGACCCTTATTTCTTTTGGACAGCaaactatttcatttttaattatccGACTTATCTTAcctcttttctctttatttccTTTCCAGGAAAGAATATTTGAAACCTCCtataacttaaattatttgagagcAATACTGCTATATGGTATATGTATGTGTTtgtgtataaaattaatatcatcTTCCTTCAAAAATAAAGAGCTCCATCTGATAACTTCTTTATGAGGCATGAATATTTCTTGGACATCTGTCATGAACTAAAAGGGTATTGATCGTTACTGGAAAGGAATTCACTGGAGCAAATGCCATCCCTTAGCAATTATCCATTGGTTGCATGTTAGTCATGTCAAATCACCAATCTCAGGATTTGACAGTGTGCTTGTTTCTTTCCAGGATCCATCTGATAAGAAGACAATCATCTGCGATGAAAGGTTAAAAGAACTATTTCAAGTTGATTCCTTCCATGGGTTCACAGTTACAAAGCTATTGACTGCTCATTTTATCAAAAGAGAAGACTGATATTGTGGCTTGCTTGCAATTGGCAATGAGAGGGTAATTTATATTCTATCTGGCCCTGTTAGTcaacacaaaaaaagaaaaaagaatgaaaaaaacaaaattgttatATCCTTTTTTGGTAACCGACTGTATTCTATTAATCACCACCAAGTGAAAACATTACAAAGCCATATCATAGCAATCACTGCTAGATATCTACAAGGTAAGTCTCAATCTAACAGTACAATTGTATGCTACTTCTTTTGCTTAGTACTTCCATTCCCTGCTTTTCTTGGTGACGACTCTTTGATTCCTTTCTGTCCATACGGCATAGATAGCTTCTGTATACATCATCTTGAAGAGTTGATCATCTGCAGTTTTGCCTTTAGCATTCTTGATCATCCAAATGCTAGCAAGTATGGTCTTTTTTCTAACCCACAGTAAGTACAAGCCTGTTCCATATATTCCAGGTATAGGAGCACTCTATTACCAAGTTATATCTGGATTCATCATCACACGTTAGGGCATAAAGAACTCTTGTTTCCGCTTTCAATCCCCATCTTAAGATCTTATCAGCAGTGAGAAGCATGTCTTGCATTAATAGTGACAAAGTAAAACTAGCTTTAGGTCAGGTATGGCTGTTTGATAATGCTCATTCCTGTTAAGCTAATCTGAGAATTCAACACCACCTCTTTAGCCTCAATAATACCATCCGACAAGCTTGCCGAGGAATGGTAATATCTTGTAGCTGAGACCCTTTAATATAGTATGCATGGATACATTCCCGGCTATATCAGCTTCAATCCAAACAACAAGATACTTTTTGGAGATGGTATTAGAACTTGTCCATATGTAAGTTCTACAGTAAGTTTCAATTATTTCTACAACCTGAACAGGCATCATGAATAATTGCAACCCTGGGTTCTTCTACTTGAGGTATATTGGTCccagttttatttttttggtttcttaTGAGAACTGAACTCAAAATATGATCAACAAGTCGAGTATTGGAACATGAATGTATTCTTTTTACTCCCGACTTGACCACAGAGTTTTAAGGAAGTAAAGAGGATTTTTGGTCTTAAACTAAAGAGAGTGAAagtgttaaaatattatttgatctTGTGGTCTTATATATATCGGGTGAAAAGGTAGAAATTAAagaagttgaaaaagaaaagagatatttctttttaacacaaattatgaaagaaatgaaggaCAAACAAATTGAGACCATTCAAATCTCCTGAAATAGGTGTAAACAGAGAGTGTAATCTTTACTAAAAAGGACAGAAATTACATACGTTTAAAGCAgcattattatatattattcatatggtctcttatatgtttataattACCAAAATTCTTCAAACTAAAAGCAgcattattatatattattcattatatgtttataattaCCAAAATTCTTCAAACTAATGCGATAATATAAGCGCTAATACATTAATCTAATACGTCAGATACATTAATTCTTAAGtcagatacattacattttatacataataCACTAATCTGATATACATTTTATACGTGATACACTAATTTGACGCGCGAGATATATTACTTTGATGCTCTGATACATTAATATAATGtgtaaaaatgagaaattttagaaatttgtaAAACTAGCAGGGGATAATAGTAATAAGACAACTTAAAGGTGGGGTTTCAGTCATTTATCCATTGTTTTTCACTTAGCTCTCCTTTTTCCCTCCTTAATCTACGCTTTTTTTACGATTGAATTCATTGTTAATTTAAGTACTTTTGAGAACTCTAGCATGAGAAAGAATGTAGCCAGTACTCTTACGGTCGCTTGGCGTGAAGGATTATACCAAATAATTCTGAAATTAAATTATACTGCCacttaatttttgttgtttgtttgacAGCCTGAAATAACTTATCTCGGGATTAATAATTATTTGGATGGTATATAgtaatgtgataaaataagtgaATGACAAAAATATCGCTTTAAACTCTTTCTATACATTACTATTCACGTTTGTGGTGGTCCGAAGAGTAATTTTTTGTAAACAAATAAATTGTTTTTGAGAATACAACAAACCaaatgtttggtaaaaaataatCTTAGCATAACTAATTTCATCATAACTTTGAATTCAACCAAACGACACCTTAGGTCTTGAATGTGTTTTTTGGGCTTTTGGAATTATAGTCTCTGAATGGCTAAATTGTGAACTAAAAAAGATTGTCTACTCCAATTTAACTGTAAAAATTTGCTCAAATCTTCGAAATTTCCCAAACTAACTAAGAtagatggaaaaaaataatatcacaatgaattaaaaatatttaatgtgtTGTCTTAAAGTATTTTGCATTTGACCAAGAAAGGAATCATGATGCTGGAAAACTACTGAATTTGCATGCAGCAATAATATGATTCAAATGAGCATGTGATGCAAAAAGAGgaacgatttttttttttttttatttacgtactaattgaaaaacaaaagattaattatatattaagaatTATTTTGTCATAGAAGCatcgatttttttttatttaataattacaaATTCTAAATTTAGTAAGAGGTGCATGTGTGGTGTGGCATGAATGAAAAAGCCCAATATAGGTGATGAAAAGAAGACGATAGTAAGTATATTAGAAATGATGAGTGGCGTGACTTAAATTGAAGGACAATAGTGTTCAACACTCCATTTTTCATCACATTAGGTTTACTTATTTTGTCCCTATGAATATTCATTCAtcactactttttttttttgaattagaTAAACTTAAGTTTAGAGGTATTACGCTTCAATAATATGTTTTTGCAATCTTATATGTCATTCAAAATTGAAACGACTTACATAATACAAACTTCTCATCCATTTTCCAGGCTAAATTGGAGCATACTATAGtctatcattttcttttttgatcttATCCTTTTGGGATGCTTGAACGGTAAATAAGTATGGTGTaagaattttcattaatgaggttcaaagaattaaaaaataagcttgaaataattattgtga comes from Solanum pennellii chromosome 1, SPENNV200 and encodes:
- the LOC107007847 gene encoding upstream activation factor subunit spp27 isoform X2, translated to MVSDSVLVDRLREILRVSDLDIATAGTVRRRLEEEFGVDLLDRKAFIRDQIDLFLRIQVEETSKNDVHEAENEKEGENDDSCSQEEEQESKEDENGDSCSQEEEEGEDDSAKRAKKKPRSEKMNGEAKKKGGFNKPCALSPQLQKLVGEPELGRPEVVKKIWAYIREKNLQNPENKRKILCDEVLSGIFQVKSIDMFQMNKVLSKHIWPLNEENGTQVKTSVKRRLPKKGREEASDEPKQKEKRQKGGGSGFLAPVQLSDALVKFLGIDENALPRADVIKRIWQYIKENELQDPSDKKTIICDERLKELFQVDSFHGFTVTKLLTAHFIKRED
- the LOC107007847 gene encoding upstream activation factor subunit spp27 isoform X1 — encoded protein: MVSDSVLVDRLREILRVSDLDIATAGTVRRRLEEEFGVDLLDRKAFIRDQIDLFLRIQVEETSKNDVHEAENEKEGENDDSCSQEEEQESKEDENGDSCSQEEEEGEDDSAKRAKKKPRRSEKMNGEAKKKGGFNKPCALSPQLQKLVGEPELGRPEVVKKIWAYIREKNLQNPENKRKILCDEVLSGIFQVKSIDMFQMNKVLSKHIWPLNEENGTQVKTSVKRRLPKKGREEASDEPKQKEKRQKGGGSGFLAPVQLSDALVKFLGIDENALPRADVIKRIWQYIKENELQDPSDKKTIICDERLKELFQVDSFHGFTVTKLLTAHFIKRED